The Microplitis mediator isolate UGA2020A chromosome 8, iyMicMedi2.1, whole genome shotgun sequence genome has a window encoding:
- the LOC130673336 gene encoding uncharacterized protein LOC130673336, which yields MLNHLCYCDQSSDIKLNIRTVSLMEQLTDSLDNRVVTGIRFAVKYNMITIEIQEGQLVNGIVNRTSVKWKKDLGYLPENGPESVKLNYNFKSFNLDDIELPFGQFVTGVKFILVANNHLSLRVRGTQMYNHSTNYPSVDHDWHYPHLKYDEERIIINIKDLANSAEVINQTTELSRSGRDYINLSVGLYSDEFNNLAVIPFFDSQNVVTEPPAPFGGVGFFYKGQPGFGGFLSFKLMKVKNNFY from the exons ATGCTCAATCATTTGTGTTACTGTGATCAATCGTCTgatataaaattgaatatccgGACAGTAAGTTTGATGGAACAGCTAACTGACAGTCTGGACAACcg TGTTGTCACGGGTATAAGGTTTGCggttaaatataatatgataACGATAGAAATCCAAGAAGGACAATTAGTCAATGGTATTGTGAATCGAACGAGTGTTAAATGGAAAAAAGATCTTGGCTATTTGCCTGAAAATGGTCCAGAAAGTGTTAAGCTCaactataattttaaatcatttaaccTAGATGACATTGAATTACCATTCGGTCAATTTGTCACAG gagttaaatttattttagtggCAAATAATCATTTGTCATTGAGAGTGAGAGGAACGCAAATGTATAATCATTCAACTAATTATCCATCTGTAGATCATGATTGGCATTATCCTCATTTGAAATACGACGAAGAaag aataataataaatataaaggatCTCGCAAACTCTGCAGAAGTAATAAATCAAACTACAGAATTGAGTAGATCAGGTCgtgattatattaatttatctgtTGGATTATATTCagatgaatttaataatttagcaGTGATTCCATTTTTTGATTCACAAAATGTCGTCACAGAACCACCAGCGCCATTTGGTGGGGtgggatttttttataaagggCAACCTGGTTTCGGGGGATTTTTGTCTTTTAAATTGATGaaggttaaaaataatttttattaa